The genomic DNA aaaacactaaatttTATAGGCTATAAACTCAAACGCAACTTGGAATAACAtctgaaaaataacttataaactcatgaaataaactataaactcgtggtaaaaaaacattaatataaaAGAAGTCTGAAAGAAGCCAATCGTCTTTCTTAGCTTTGGGGTTAGGAGGTGTTGCTGGAATCACCAAAACGTGGATGACGCCCAATTTAGCCTCTAAAAGAGGACGAAAAGCATACATGGCGACGACAAGTGGAGGCACCCAGATCGACAGATTAAGCAGTCTGCCGGACTCAGTTCTGTGTCATATCATGTCCTTCCTCCCAACAATAACGTCCGTTGCGACCATAGACCGTTTGTCTTCTAGGTGGCGCCACCTCTGGAAAGATCTTCAGGTCTTCCGCTTCAGCAGTGACGACTCATATAGCTTCAAAAGGTTTGCATTTTTTGTGAACGCTGTGCTTGCCCTCCGCAGATCGCGCCACATTCGAAAGTTCGATTTCACCTTTGAATTTCGTGAATACGAAGTCGAATGTATTGAAATGTGGGTCCATGCTGCCATTGGCCCCCGCCTTGAAGAACTTGATCTCGACATCTATGAAGCTGACATAAACCTCCCTCTTTCCTTCTTCACGAGCTGCAACAACCTCGTTTCCCTCCGGTAATGTAATTTAAACCAGTTACTATCGCAATATCAATACAAACTAATTACTATTTAtctttaaactaatttttaatCCTACGAAATTGGTAAACTCATGGTGGAAACAAAACTAGAATGCTCTATAACCTGTCTTTTGGAAACTTTGCAGTCTAGGTGGTGAATACAATATGAAGTTTAAACATTCTTTAGTGCAATTTCCATCGCTGAAGAAGGTGTATCTAAGCACAATGGATTCAGATTCAATAGTTGCTTTTCTCTCTGGCTGCCCCAAGCTCCAAGATTTGGAGATTTTCTCTGTATATGGAAACAGTTTGGCTAAAGCTTTCTCCAGCTCCAAGAGGTTGAAACACACCAATGATAATTTCACTTGGACTTACCTTGATCTTTGTGGCTACAGATTGGGCATTGCAGGCAACTTTCACACTATGGTGGAAGCATTTCTTGATG from Medicago truncatula cultivar Jemalong A17 chromosome 8, MtrunA17r5.0-ANR, whole genome shotgun sequence includes the following:
- the LOC11406375 gene encoding FBD-associated F-box protein At4g10400 gives rise to the protein MTPNLASKRGRKAYMATTSGGTQIDRLSSLPDSVLCHIMSFLPTITSVATIDRLSSRWRHLWKDLQVFRFSSDDSYSFKRFAFFVNAVLALRRSRHIRKFDFTFEFREYEVECIEMWVHAAIGPRLEELDLDIYEADINLPLSFFTSCNNLVSLRLGGEYNMKFKHSLVQFPSLKKVYLSTMDSDSIVAFLSGCPKLQDLEIFSVYGNSLAKAFSSSKRLKHTNDNFTWTYLDLCGYRLGIAGNFHTMVEAFLDVFSYCQSEFVDPLLNDLQNDDSELTLESRHSTSKWPLQVPVINYPEFRSLEHLKFTLPCFNSTILVNVLEKCHDLIVLIIHSDKEEPSSLRTWEPQSTTVPRCLISHLKYICIEGYQGFEDELTFAEFILRNGLVLETMLIFVDISLDITNKYRSIKRLTNIPRGSVTCQLNFDADGSP